The Oncorhynchus tshawytscha isolate Ot180627B linkage group LG18, Otsh_v2.0, whole genome shotgun sequence genome has a window encoding:
- the LOC112217630 gene encoding basic leucine zipper transcriptional factor ATF-like 3 produces the protein MSDCDISRSFLQINDQSSFMLQRCESSGDEDDDWRLKRRENNRVAAQKSRNRQTRRADELHKAYECLDQKNRLLKKEVQFLSEEQMRLTEALKAHEPLCLIRHCVPTLGSGPRDVGVLSSLPR, from the exons ATGTCTGACTGCGATATTTCTCGCAGCTTTTTGCAAATCAATGATCAAAGCAGTTTTATGCTTCAAAGATGCGAG agctcTGGTGATGAAGATGATGACTGGAGACTTAAAAGAAGGGAAAATAACAGGGTGGCAGCACAAAAGAGCCgaaacagacagacacggagagcAGATGAGCTGCATAAG GCATATGAGTGTCTGGATCAGAAGAACAGGCTGCTGAAGAAGGAGGTACAGTTTCTGTCTGAGGAGCAAATGCGTCTGACTGAGGCCCTCAAGGCCCATGAGCCTCTCTGTCTAATCAGGCACTGTGTTCCCACCCTGGGGTCAGGGCCCAGGGATGTAGGGGTCCTCTCCAGTCTGCCCAGATAG